ATTGAGGAACGCCAGCAATAGCAACAGTGTCCCCAGCATTTACTCCTTTCAAAATTTCAACTCTATTTGCGGTTCTGGCGCCCAGTTGAACATCTTGCAGCTTCGCTCTTCCGTCTGTAATTATGAATACGGTATGTCCGTCAGCTTTGGGCATAATAGCGGTTGTTGGTAATAATATTGCATTTTCTCTGTTTTCTAAACTCAAATTTATCCTTATAAATTGACCAGGAATCAATGTGTTGTCAGGATTTGAAGTTTGCGCTCTGGCTGACAAGGTACGTGTTACAGGGTCAATTTGCGGTTCAATAGCATAAACCGTTGCTTCTCGCTCTTTATTTTCGGCTTCAGATGAAAAAGTGATGTTACTTCCTTTTTTGACCAAACCACTATATCGACTAGGAACTGAGAATTCGATCTTTATTGGATCCACATTATAAAGGGAAGCGATTTGGCTACTTGGTGTGATGTAACTCCCTTCACTGACATATCGTAGCCCAATATAGCCTGAAAATGGAGCTCTGATTCTAGATTTATCAATTTCAGCCTGCAAGGCATCAATTTCAGCTTGCGTAGTTTTTAGATTAGTGAAGGCAATATCATATTCTTCTCTACTAATTGCCTCTTTTTCCAAAAGTTGTTTTTGCCTTTTTTCAGTTTCTGAATTGAGTTGCGCAGTATATTTCAATCGCTGTAGATTTGCTGCTAAATCTGCCACATTGGTTTGAAGAAGTAGCTTTCCTTCTTTAACGTACTGACCTTCCTCAAAATAGATGTTATCTATCTTACCTGAGATTTCACTTGCTAGTTCCACGGATTCATTTGCCAATAGAGAACCAGTTAGTACAATATCGTTTTTAAAGGTCTCAAATTTTGCAAGCTGAGCATCAATTGAGATTTTTGTAGTAGCTTGAGCAGGTGCTTGACTTTCAAGTTTGTTTTCGGGTTTTGATGAAAAAATTTCAGGAAAGACCAAATAAATAACGACTGCCAAAACAGCCACGGAGGCTAAAATCCGAATGATAATTTTGTTCATAATTGAATTTTATAAAAAGTATTAGCTGAATTAATGTACAAACATACAAAGAGTTAAAACTAGCTGAAAGCAATATGGTTACTGAAAGAGCATGCTTTCTCTCAAACGGTGGGAAATGGGGATGGTTGGAATTTAGGAATCTCTGCATTTATTTTCCAGAGATTCCATAAACCTGATCTTTAATCAATTAATGTTTAATAAATTTTTGTATATGGTATTGCTCTTCGCTGAAAATCACTAAGAAATAAAGACCATTGTTTAAGTCGTCAATACGAATACTATTGGCATTTACCTTTTTTTCCAATCTTTTTTTGACGCTCCCATCTGCTGAATAGATTGTTATGGTTAATGGTCCGTCAAAATTTGTCTTTTTAGTTTTGATGAATATTTCATCCTTTGCTGGATTTGGATAAATCAATCCATCTATTGACTGGTAGTTAGCAATTGCAAGTGTTGGATTTTCAGTTGAATCATTTTCATCTTCAACAGCTTCTAAATCATCAATAGTACGAGGAGAAAGTTGGTAATCAACTCCAAATTGTCCCACAAAGCCCGTAATGTTGTAATTGCCAGAAGGTATTGGTTCTCCAACTAGCGGGTGTGCACTTGAACCAATTCTAAAAATCAATTCATTATCACCGTCAGAAATGGTGAAATTACCACCAGCACCACCGCCCATAAAATTGCCCGTTTCCACGAACTCCACATTTTCAATTTTAATTAGTTGAGATTCAAATTCCTCACCTACTTCTGCTATCTCGAGGACTTTTGGTTCTGGGAGATTCATTCCTTGTTCAATTACTGTGATGGTAATTGGAGATGCAGCAATTTGTAAAAGATTATTAAATTCTTCCAAACCACCAGTTACAATTACACTGTCGCCTTGCATAAGGTTTTCAGATTCGTTACCAGCATCAAAGCTTCTTACAACAATTCCGGCAGTGCCATCATAAATTACCCTATTGGTGCTGCTGTTGTTTCCCGCATCAATTACCACGCCTGTTATACTGACAACTGCTCCTAATGCTTGTTCCCTTGCTTCAGCAATTCTAAGCAGCTCAAGAGCACCTTCCTGCCCAGATACACGAAGGACTTCGGAATCACCATCAGTACTATTTACTACTTCAACAGTAGCCTCTTGATCTCCAGTGTCTGGTTCAAATCGAAGATATACGGTGAAAAATTGTTCAGAATCATTGTTAGATGAAAATCCGATACTATCAGAGTAGTTTTCTCCGTCAGTAGATAGAAAGAAAGGAGCTTCTACTGTAACAGACACATCGCCTGTTAAATTATAGGCATTTATTTCATAGTGCTGCTCTCTTGAAGAACCTAATTCAACGCTACCAAAGTCAGGATTAAAATTAAGGTCATTAATAATAAGATTTGGAGCAGAAGCTTCTCCCCATATTTCCGTTACCCATTCAGGGTGGTCAATAAATGGATTTCGATTTCCTTGATACCCGAAAGCACCTTCATGTCTTGCCCTTTCAAAATTATCCACTGGATCTTGATTATGCCATTTGATTAATGTAAATAATACGCCTACCTCAGGATCTCCTGAAAAACTTATTCGATCAACTAACTCGAGGTCTAGTGATTCGCTTTTGTAACGCGTGGCCATATAAAATAAAATTCGAGCGACATCTCCCTTTATCTCATCTCTAGGATCCCAAAAATCTGCATTGGTGAAAGTGTCAGGAGCTTCTCCTTCTGCATTTTCTTCAATATTTTCAACATCATTAAAGTCTTTATTGCTTTTTGAGCTGTTGACGGTGGCATCTGAAGGCCGTAAATTGTGAACATCAGTATATGCGGTATCTTCATCATTAAAGCCGTGAGACGATGGCCAAGTGTGTTCTCTATTCCAAAAGTCAGGTTCATTGTTCGAGGCAAAATTTTGAATTGGAATCGAAGCATTTTTGTAAAAAAGGATGATGTTGGCGGGATTATTAGGGTCCTGATCGAGGTCTGGTAAAATTTCATCTCGAAATTCTCCATAAGATCTTACCTCATGATCATTAATTATTTGATGCAGTTTTATCTTTAAAGTTTCTCCAGTCAATCCGTCTGTTCCATCATAGTATCCATCAGGCTGGCAAATCGCTGTAGCGCTAATAATGGTAAAGCTGATTAGTAGTAAAATATTTTTCATTTCAAGTCTTGATTTTTGAGACACTAAAGTCAAAGTAGTGGGAAATAACAGCTAGTATTTTTTAGCTATTTACCAAGTAGCAAATTTAAATGGATAGATTAATATAACCCAAGATTTTGATGTCAATATATCTGGCATCATGCAAATTAGCTATTTATTCAATAGAGTTTAACTAGTGTCTATGATCTCTAATTGAAAGAGGATAATATTCCGATCCGAATTGTAGTAAATTGAACTCACTGACCTGAACTGATTTGCACTTAAAAATAAACTTTGTAAAAATCAATTGATCGTGTAAAAAGAAAAACCCGAAGCTATTTGATCTGCTTCGGGTTTTTAAAAATTCTAGTGAAGAGATTTTTATTCTTCTCCTAATTGAATGTTATCTATCGTTACTCTTGTCGCACCTGCTCCAGATAAATATCTAAAGGCAAATCTAAAAGCTCCAGAATGCACGTCAGAAGGAATGCCTACTGCTAAATCTGTAAATACATTATTTGCGCTAGCAGGGGCTGGGAAACTAAATTCTAAATTAGTCCATGCCTCCATATCAATTGAAGCACCAGCTTCATAATCATCTTCAGAGATTACCCATATCTCAGGGTTTGGTCCGTCAAATCTACTAGCATACTTAAACTTTAAAGTATTTAAGACTACATCATTTGATTCAAGAACCGGTGAAATAATCCAAGAGTCTACCTCTTGCGCACCTCCAGAAAAACCATTAGCTTGAATTCCTTGTCCTTCAAAGCCAAAGCTTGTACAGCCCCATCCAGAACCACCTGCAAGTACTACATTTTCAACTGTCCAGTCTGCTAGTACTTCATTACAAGCGTCAAAATCACCACCGAAGTCTGCTGAGAAATCGATATTAAATCTAATTGGTAGAAGCACTCTTGATATTATATGAACCGTACCGTTTCCTTCAGAATTCGACCTTAGAATTTGTAAATCTTGATTAGCATTGATAACAACGTTTCCACCATCTCTTGCTACAGGTATATTTATTCCAGATAAAGTTGCCATTGATCTGAATGAACCATTTTCAATTTGAGAAATTGAAAGATTAGCTAATGCAATGTGTGTTTCTAATATTTCTTGCAAGGCTAAATCATCATCTTCAAGTAGATCTTCTGCGCTATCATATCCTAAGTCTGATGCTAAGATTTCAAAAGCATCATTATTAGGTGCAAAAACGGTTAATTGATCTTGCACTCTTTGGCTAGTCAAACTACCAGTTAGTCCTGTTGATTCTACCAGTCCCAAAAATATACTTAACTCACCCGATTGATTTTCATCATTCAAAACTGTAGTTAGTATTTTTTTATCAGTAATTCCTACCTCAGAACTGTCATCAAAGTTTTCGTCAATGCAAGAAGTTGTTAGTATAAACAATCCTACAATTGCGAAAGATGCATGTTTTAATAAATTTTTCATCTTAATATTTATTTTAAATTTTTTCACTTTCAATTAAAAGATGTATTTCACACCAAATTGAGCACTCCAAGTTTGACCCAAGCTAAAGTTAGGTACAGTAACATCTGTCGGGAAAGTCGATTCCCCTTGAATAGGATTAATGGTGAATTGTGCATTTCCATTTCCATCAGTACCTTCAAAATTCATCAAGTTTCTTTGAACAGTTTGTCTACTTACACCCCAAGAATCATTCATCATGTTTAAAACGTTCAGGATGTCTGCTCTAAATTGAAGTTTGTGTGCAGTTGGATCTTTCGTTAAGTTTATATCTTGAACAATGGAAAGGTCCAATCTATGTAACCAAGGCAAAACAGCACCGTTTCTTTCAGAAACAGAGCCCCTATTTTCGCTTAGGTAGGGATCATTTTCAATGTAGTTATTCAATATATCCCACTGTTGTTGTGCAGTTTGAACAATCGAACCTCCACTTACTCTATCTACTAGTTGAGCATCTTCTAAATTTTCAGGAATATACATTAGAGAAGTTCCCGATCCTTCGCCATTCAAGTTGCCACTATAAGTATAAGAAAATCTACCTTGTTCTCCAGCAGAATAATATAAATTGAATGATGTGTTGTTTGATTCATTCAGTCCTTTAGTGTTAAATGAAATCAAACCTACTACTCTGTTAGGCTGATCGTTTCGAGAGAATCCTTCTTCAGGATTATTTCTACCTTCCTGTACATCACCTGGCCATAATGAAGCTGCTTGAGATCCACCAATTAAACCAAAGTCTCTTGTCTGGCTTCTAGTATATGCTAAGCTCGTAAAGATCCCTTTCCCCCAGTTTTTTTCAGCTCCTATAGTCAATGAAGCATAGGTACGGTCGTTAATGTTTGTTAAATAGTAAAGTTCATTTATAGCACCACCTAAAGCAACTTGATCGTAGGTTGGGTATGCATTCCCAGCAATATTTATTGATTCACCAGTAGGCACACTTGATAAATTTGCACTGAACGGAGTGTTATAATCTTTAGAGAATATACCTTCTGCTGTGAAAACAAATCCATTCAAAACATAATCTGCTGCTAAGTTACTTCTCCAAGTCTGTGGTAACTTGAAATTTTCATCGGTAACTGACAAAGAACTAGAAACAGTTGGTTCTTGTTCTGCCGGATTAGGTCGATAGTAATTAACATCTGCTTGGAAACCATCCCAAGTAGGATTTCCATCTTGTCCCCACTGATCAGGTAATAAACCAATAAATCCACGAGTTACACCATTGCCATTAACTTGATTCGACAAATGAACGAAAATTGGACGTCCAGTGAAAATACCAGAACCACCTCTTACTTGTAATGACTTATCACCTAATGCATCCCAGTTAAAGCCAAAACGAGGGGAAAAAACTGGATTGACAGAAGGGAATTGATCAACTCGTGGCTCAATGAATTCACCTGGATTTCTTGGATTCTCTACACTAATTCCTAAGTCTTCCACTCTTGGGTTTCTAGGAGCATCTATTGGATAAAATGGCATCTCAACACGTACACCTAAAGTCAATTTTAGATCTTCGGTAGCTTGGTATTCGTCCTGTAAATAAAGGCCTACCTGACCGAACTGAGTTCTATCTGTTGGTAATTCGAATGGGTTATTTTCATCATAAGTAAATCCAATAGCAAAACCTGCTGGACGAACGCTTGGATCACGATCAATTACTGCTGCTACGAAATCATCATATGAGTTCCATCTATACCAAGAATCCCAAGTTGGGTTAAAGGCATTATCGAAAGTCATATATTCGAAATTCACACCAGCTGTGAAGGTATGGTCTCCCATAAAGTAGTTGAAATTATTAGTAATATTGAAAGTCTTATTGTCTAATAGGTTACCTCTCGTAAATAACTCCGTTCCTAAAGAAGCAAAATACAAAGGTGTTGAACCGTCATATTCTAAAATTTCAGACATTGGGAAGTTCTGGTCTCCAGGAATAAATCTCTGACTAACTGAACTAGTATATCCTACATTCAATTTGTTAGCCATGTTGCTACCAATAGTAGAGGTCCATTCACCTACAATTGACTGAACGTTTTCCTCACTTCCGTAATTTCCATTCCTGAAAGTTAATGCTTCATTACCAAATCGATTTGTATTTCTGAATCTCTCACTTTGAGGAAGTCCGCGAATACTGTTACCATTTATTCCAACATCTCTTCTTTGCTGAAAATTATTGTAGCGAACCATAATTTTATTCTCTTGATTTAAATTATAGTCTAGTCGAAAGTTTAATCTTGTTGCGACATCTTCAAATGGATAATTTTCAAAAGCACCAGTTTCGTATCCGTATATTTCTTCCATTTGCTCTTGCACAAAACGAGCTTGATCAGCTGTCATTCTTGCGATTCCTTGTTCAAAATCTGGAAATAAACCTTGCTCAGGACGAGCAGCTCTACGAGTATCACCAGGAATAGCATTGTCTTCGAACTCAAATGAACCAAAAAAGAATAGTTTATCTTTAATAATTGGCAAGCCTAAAGTAACACCATGAATTTGAGTTTTAGATTCAGAAAATGGTACATCTTGCCCACCATTTAACGTAGTACCTTGTGTGTTCTGATTTCTGAATAGCGTATAAGCACTGGCTTGAATACTATTAGTACCTGATTTTGTAACCGCATTTACACTAGCTCCAGTAAAACCACTTTGCGTTACGTCATATGGAGCAACGTTTACCTGTACTTCTTCAATTGCATCTACTGAAATTGGGTTTCCACCTGCAAATTGTGAACTTCCTAATCCAAAGTTGTTATTGTACAAGTTACCATCAATTGTATAATTATTGTATCTACTATCTGCTCCACCAAAGCTAGTGCCGTTGGATTGAGGATTCAAACGAGTAAAGTCATTGATACTTCGATTAATTGTTGGCATTGAAGCAATTCTCTCGTTAGATAAATTCGTAGATGCACCAGTTCTGTCACCATCAATAGCCTGGCCTTTAGTAGATCTAACTACAACTTCTTGTAGAATAGTTGATTCTTCAGCTAAAGAAATATCAAGGTTAAGTGTTTGACCTAAAGATAAGTTAATGTTTTCTACAACATATTCTTGATAGCCAATGAAAGTTACAGTCAGTGTGTAAGGCCCCCCTACTCTGACGTTTGGCATTCTAAACCTACCACTTACATTTGTTACAGCCCCATAAGTTGTACCTGATGGATTGTGTACAGCCTGTACAGTAGCTCCAGGCAATTCTTCTCCATTTGGATCTGTCACTACACCGGATAGACCTGATGTCGTTACACCCTGCGCTAAAGCCGATCCTGTGGCGAAAGCCAGCAAAATCGCCATTACACATAAACTTTGTAAAATTTTCTTCATTTCTTCTGATTTTATTTTTTGATTTAATGCAAAATTAACCTCCTAATCAATCTATATCCTTTTTGATAGGTTAAGTATTGATTATAATTCAGTTGCGTAAAATTAACATTAAGTTAACATTAAAGTGTAAGCATTTAATTTTTTTTTAATAGAAAACAGAAAACTGCCGTTTAAACAATTAAAAATGGTCATCTCAAATTTTCTCCTTAATTTGACTTTTAAGTTTGTTTCGAAAATCCAATAATTAAATTATGAAATATTTAGCCAGCATTGTAGTCATTTTGTTCATGGTCAATAATTCTTTTGCCCAAAAGGATTTATCCTATTTCTTACCCGATAGTGTAGAGTATAATTCTTCCATTCCAACGCCTGAAAGTGTCATCGGACATCAGGTAGGAGAATGGCATGTTACGCACGATAAGTTGGTCTATTATATGAAAGCATTAGCCGATGCTTCCAATAGGATTACAATAATTGAAACAGGTAAAACTTATGAGGACAGACCTCAACTACTATTGACAATTACTCATCCTGATAATCATGCAGATATCGACAAGATAAAAAAGGAACATAAACAATTAACTGACCCTAGTTCTTCGTCAAATTTAAATATTGCCCAAATGCCCTCTGTCATCATGATGGGTTTTTCCATTCATGGAAATGAACCGAGTGGAAGTAATGCATCTATGTTAACAGCCTATTATTTGGCCGCGGCTAAAGGCCAAGATATTGAGGATAAACTTAAAAATGTAGTGGTTTTATTAGATCCTTCTTTTAATCCCGATGGTTTAAATCGATTTGCTACCTGGGCAAACATGCATAAAAGCGAAAACTTAGTTACAGATCCAAATGACAGGGAATTTAATGAAGTTTGGCCTGGCGGAAGAACAAATCATTATTGGTTTGACATGAACCGTGACTGGTTGCCGGTTCAATTAGCTGAATCGCAGAGTAGAATTGCGCAATTCCATGCTTGGAAGCCTAATATAGTAACTGATCATCATGAAATGGGAACCAATAGCACGTTCTTTTTTCAACCTGGAATTCCGGAAAGAACGCATCCCATTACCCCACAGAAAAATCAAGATCTGACCGGACAAATTGGAACTTATCATGCAAAATTCTTGGATAGAATAGGTTCTCTTTATTACAGCAAAGAAAGCTTCGATGATTTCTACTATGGAAAAGGCTCAACTTTCCCTGATGTGCAAGGTGCAATAGGTATTTTATTTGAGCAAGCTAGTTCCAGAGGACATGCGCAGGAAAGCGTAAATGGGGTCTTAGAATTTCCATTTACTATAAAAAATCAATTTACTGCTTCTCTCAGTACCCTTCAAGCTGCTTATGAAATGCGCGAGGAATTACTTGGTTTCCAGAGAGATTTCTATAAAAATTCTGTGAATATGGCTTCCGAGGGAGATGTACAAGCCTGGGTGGTTTCGGATCAAGATGAATCTAAACTATTTCGATTTGCAGAGATGCTAGATCGCCATGAAATTGAGGTGCACAAATTAGCTAAAACTACCAATGGTTTTCAAACTGACAACAGTTATATCATACCGATGAATCAGTACCAGAGCAGATTGGTAAAAGCGATTTTTGACGTGAGAACGAGCTTTAAAGATAGTCTTTTTTATGATGTATCCGCCTTTAATATGGGGATGTCATTTAACTTAGATTACCAAAGCCTTGATAAGCGAAGTTTCAATACCGGATTATTGGGGGATAAATTTGAAGCTACTATGCGACCTGAAGGAAACATTAAAGGTGGCAAAAGTGAATACGCCTACATCATGGAATGGCATGATTTCTATGCACCTAAGGCACTCTTTAAAATTCAAAAAGCAGGTTTAAGAACTAAAGTGAATACCAAGGAGGTCATTTTGAATGATGGGACCACTTTGGCTACAGGTTCGATTTTGATCCCAGTGCAACAACAAGAACAATCGCCTATACAAATTTATCAAATTCTAGAAGAAGCTATTCAAGATTCTGGAGTGGAAATTTATGCTGTAGAAAGTGGAAATACTAAAGGAATTAATTTGGGAAGTCCATCTTTTGAATCTTTGAATCAACCCAAAATTGCCATGATCATTGGTGATGGGATCAGTCCTTATGATGCAGGTGAAATGTGGTTTTTATTGGATCAGCATTATGAAATGCCGATTACTAAAATAGATGTTAATGACTTTAGCAGGGCGGATTTAAGTCGATATAATGTATTGATGATGCCTAATGGCTGGGGTTATGGAAGTATCGGCAGTCAAAAAAATAAAATACAGCAATGGGCTCAAGAAGGCGGGACTATTATAGCATATAAATCGGCAGCAAAATGGCTTTCTGATCAGAAGCTGACCAAAGTAAAATTCATGGATAATAAAGCAGATACAACTGGTTATGAAGCCTATGAAGACCTAGGCAATAACAGAGGCGCGCAAGTAATTGGGGGTGCAATTTTTGAAGTAGAGCTGGATTTAAGCCATCCTTTAGCATATGGTTTGAAAAATGCAAAAATGCCTGTATTCAGAAACAGCACATTGTTCATGGAGAAATCCAAAAATCAATATGCAAATCCGATTCGCTATACGCAATCACCCTTGTTGAATGGCTATATTTCAGAAGAAAATGCTGAGAAATTAAAAGGCACTTCAGCAGTAACTGTTAGTAGAATAGGAGGAGGTAAAGTCATTTCGTTCACTGACAATACTAATTTTAGAGCATTTTGGTACGGGACTAACCGCTTACTGATAAATGCTATTTTTTACGGACAAACGATTAGTGGAAGTGCCGGAGAGTAATTTAGTTTCTTTGCTTTTTCCACACGGAACATTTCTTAAAAAACCTGTTAGGTCTCTTGAAATTACAGTATGCGAATGAAACAATTTTCATCATCAATTTCAAAATAATACCTGACAGGTTTTACCTTCAAGGCTTATCTTCGAAGGGTAACTTAAAAATTAGCTAAATTAAAAATCTATAGTTTTTTTCAGTTGTATTCAGTCGTCTTCTCCGCTACACTCACAAGTAGTATTAGAGTTTTTGGTAGTAGTTATCCCTCTTTTGTATCCATTACTTCTGCAGCAATCATCACAGGCAAGTACTGCATCATCATGGCTAGCTGCGTTGTCAGCAACTCCAATACAAGCATCAATTTCTTCTCCTCCACATGAGCTAAGACCACAAGTGAAAATACCCGCCAATACAAGTACATAAAAAATATTTTTCATAATAGTATGATTTAGTGTTGTACTTAGATCACACTGTAATTTATGAATCGGGTCAGATTTTTAAGTAATTTTTGATTTTATTCTTTGGCATTCTCTCCGAAATAGTCCGTTAAATCTTGTAATGTCCGTTCTGTTACCTCGATATCTTTAACTACTTCTCCTTTATCCAAAATAACTATACGTTCACATATTTCAGTTACATGGTTGAGGTCGTGGCTTGAAATCACAAAAGTCACGGATTTTTCTTTTTGAAATTGCTGTATGATTTTCTTTAAACGGATCTGGCTGGTTGGATCTAAGTTTTCAAAAGGTTCATCTAATAAAACGAGTTTTGGGTCGCCTAATAGAGCTGCAGCTACCCCTAGCTTTTTCTTATTTCCTTTGGATAGATCTCGAATGTATTTCTTTTTACCAAAAATTTCATCATTAAATAAGGTTTCAAATAATTGAAGATGCTGATCTAAATCTCCCTTACTCACGTTTCGGATCTTGGCAGTGAATTGAAAATACTCTTCTGGGGTCAGGTAGCTAATCAGGAATTTCTCATCTATAAAAGAACCTGTGAAATTTTTCCATTCTTCACTATTATGCACGGCTGCATCATCAACTATGACTTCACCCTCACTGGCTCTTATTAAATCAAGCATGAGACGTAAAAGTGTGGTTTTTCCGGCCCCATTGTTTCCAACAAGTCCAAAAGACTGGCCTGCAGGTATATGGAGGTCGGCAATGTTTAAAACAGTTATGTTTTTGTAGCTTTTTTGAAGGTTGTTAATCTTGATCACTTTCTATATTGTTAAATCGTGGATGAGTTTATATTTATCTTTTTTTAGTTTCTTGGCTATTGCATTAAAAAAGGCTTTTCTAAAGATTAAACCAATTAGTCCTGTCAAAGCAATTGCTAAAACTCCAATTTCCGAAGTCCAAATGTTTGCAAAAATAGCGTATACAGCTATAGGTCCAACAATTAGTGGTATTCCTACAACAAACTGTGCGGCCCCTACACCTTGATAATTCATCATGGAGCTTTTATCCAACTCGATTGGTTTTGGTCCCCATAAACTCATGCGCATGATCAACATACTGTTAATACCAATATTATAAATGGCTGTAGCTCCCATGATCATCATTAATTCATATCCATAATAAAAATAAGGTAGGGAGAGAACTGATGTGATAAGAACTGAGTAGATTAGCAAACGGTATCGGGATTCTACCCATTGCGTATAAGGATTTATTTTAGTCAAAAAGAAATCCATTTGGTTGGTATTCCAGCTCCATAGGAATTGTCCATACTGAATAATAAATATGCCTGTAAAAAATATACTGACAAAAATTGGCATGACGTTCGTTTGTGCTTCTTCTCCCATGCTAAATATCAGCAACGGATAAAATAAAAATAGTCCAGCCATTAAGATGCTCGATCTGCTTCTCTTATGGCGTAGGATTAGTTTTAATTCTTGAACGATAAGCGTATTGATTAGTCCTTTACTTTCCCAGCCACTTAATCGGCTGGTTAGTTGTTCCCCTGACATCATTTTAGCATCGAATAAATCTTCTACATATAAGTTTTGATTAAAAAATTGATAGCTGATGTAGATCAAGTAGCCAAGCAAAGCTATGGGAATAAACAAAAGCAAGGGAGAATTATAGATCGCTACAGCCCATTCGCCTAATGGAATTAATGTAAAGTTGAAATATTGATTTCCTGCATAATGAACTAAAATAATGAGGACGAAAATTATCCAAACGATATTTTTGCTTTCTAATTTTTTCTTCAAAAGAATATTGAAAAAATGTAGACAAAGAGATAATACGAGAGTAAAAGCTAACCAAGTTAATGATTTCCCCAATCCCATAGCAGGAATAAAAGTACTAATTGTCAGCGGGATAAAAATTGCCGGAGCAATCAGATTGTATGGGTTGATAATTGATTTAAAAACCAAGAATCTACTAATTAACTTTCTACGAATAGGTAAATGCAAATAAGGCTCAATATCCAAAACAGGCACAGTCTGCATAATATAACGAATTGCTAATTCACTTACGAAATAGTAAAGTAGAAACTGGTTTACTAATAGGCTAGGCTCAGAATCAATGCCTAGTGCTTCAAGTGTTTCATTCAGGTTAGCGCTTACAAATATTAAATTGACCAACACCAGAAATCCAAGAAGCCCTAGAAAGATCTTGATTCCGATATCCTTCTG
This is a stretch of genomic DNA from Marivirga harenae. It encodes these proteins:
- a CDS encoding fasciclin domain-containing protein; translated protein: MKNLLKHASFAIVGLFILTTSCIDENFDDSSEVGITDKKILTTVLNDENQSGELSIFLGLVESTGLTGSLTSQRVQDQLTVFAPNNDAFEILASDLGYDSAEDLLEDDDLALQEILETHIALANLSISQIENGSFRSMATLSGINIPVARDGGNVVINANQDLQILRSNSEGNGTVHIISRVLLPIRFNIDFSADFGGDFDACNEVLADWTVENVVLAGGSGWGCTSFGFEGQGIQANGFSGGAQEVDSWIISPVLESNDVVLNTLKFKYASRFDGPNPEIWVISEDDYEAGASIDMEAWTNLEFSFPAPASANNVFTDLAVGIPSDVHSGAFRFAFRYLSGAGATRVTIDNIQLGEE
- a CDS encoding TonB-dependent receptor, with the protein product MKKILQSLCVMAILLAFATGSALAQGVTTSGLSGVVTDPNGEELPGATVQAVHNPSGTTYGAVTNVSGRFRMPNVRVGGPYTLTVTFIGYQEYVVENINLSLGQTLNLDISLAEESTILQEVVVRSTKGQAIDGDRTGASTNLSNERIASMPTINRSINDFTRLNPQSNGTSFGGADSRYNNYTIDGNLYNNNFGLGSSQFAGGNPISVDAIEEVQVNVAPYDVTQSGFTGASVNAVTKSGTNSIQASAYTLFRNQNTQGTTLNGGQDVPFSESKTQIHGVTLGLPIIKDKLFFFGSFEFEDNAIPGDTRRAARPEQGLFPDFEQGIARMTADQARFVQEQMEEIYGYETGAFENYPFEDVATRLNFRLDYNLNQENKIMVRYNNFQQRRDVGINGNSIRGLPQSERFRNTNRFGNEALTFRNGNYGSEENVQSIVGEWTSTIGSNMANKLNVGYTSSVSQRFIPGDQNFPMSEILEYDGSTPLYFASLGTELFTRGNLLDNKTFNITNNFNYFMGDHTFTAGVNFEYMTFDNAFNPTWDSWYRWNSYDDFVAAVIDRDPSVRPAGFAIGFTYDENNPFELPTDRTQFGQVGLYLQDEYQATEDLKLTLGVRVEMPFYPIDAPRNPRVEDLGISVENPRNPGEFIEPRVDQFPSVNPVFSPRFGFNWDALGDKSLQVRGGSGIFTGRPIFVHLSNQVNGNGVTRGFIGLLPDQWGQDGNPTWDGFQADVNYYRPNPAEQEPTVSSSLSVTDENFKLPQTWRSNLAADYVLNGFVFTAEGIFSKDYNTPFSANLSSVPTGESINIAGNAYPTYDQVALGGAINELYYLTNINDRTYASLTIGAEKNWGKGIFTSLAYTRSQTRDFGLIGGSQAASLWPGDVQEGRNNPEEGFSRNDQPNRVVGLISFNTKGLNESNNTSFNLYYSAGEQGRFSYTYSGNLNGEGSGTSLMYIPENLEDAQLVDRVSGGSIVQTAQQQWDILNNYIENDPYLSENRGSVSERNGAVLPWLHRLDLSIVQDINLTKDPTAHKLQFRADILNVLNMMNDSWGVSRQTVQRNLMNFEGTDGNGNAQFTINPIQGESTFPTDVTVPNFSLGQTWSAQFGVKYIF
- a CDS encoding endonuclease, giving the protein MKNILLLISFTIISATAICQPDGYYDGTDGLTGETLKIKLHQIINDHEVRSYGEFRDEILPDLDQDPNNPANIILFYKNASIPIQNFASNNEPDFWNREHTWPSSHGFNDEDTAYTDVHNLRPSDATVNSSKSNKDFNDVENIEENAEGEAPDTFTNADFWDPRDEIKGDVARILFYMATRYKSESLDLELVDRISFSGDPEVGVLFTLIKWHNQDPVDNFERARHEGAFGYQGNRNPFIDHPEWVTEIWGEASAPNLIINDLNFNPDFGSVELGSSREQHYEINAYNLTGDVSVTVEAPFFLSTDGENYSDSIGFSSNNDSEQFFTVYLRFEPDTGDQEATVEVVNSTDGDSEVLRVSGQEGALELLRIAEAREQALGAVVSITGVVIDAGNNSSTNRVIYDGTAGIVVRSFDAGNESENLMQGDSVIVTGGLEEFNNLLQIAASPITITVIEQGMNLPEPKVLEIAEVGEEFESQLIKIENVEFVETGNFMGGGAGGNFTISDGDNELIFRIGSSAHPLVGEPIPSGNYNITGFVGQFGVDYQLSPRTIDDLEAVEDENDSTENPTLAIANYQSIDGLIYPNPAKDEIFIKTKKTNFDGPLTITIYSADGSVKKRLEKKVNANSIRIDDLNNGLYFLVIFSEEQYHIQKFIKH
- a CDS encoding efflux RND transporter periplasmic adaptor subunit, which translates into the protein MNKIIIRILASVAVLAVVIYLVFPEIFSSKPENKLESQAPAQATTKISIDAQLAKFETFKNDIVLTGSLLANESVELASEISGKIDNIYFEEGQYVKEGKLLLQTNVADLAANLQRLKYTAQLNSETEKRQKQLLEKEAISREEYDIAFTNLKTTQAEIDALQAEIDKSRIRAPFSGYIGLRYVSEGSYITPSSQIASLYNVDPIKIEFSVPSRYSGLVKKGSNITFSSEAENKEREATVYAIEPQIDPVTRTLSARAQTSNPDNTLIPGQFIRINLSLENRENAILLPTTAIMPKADGHTVFIITDGRAKLQDVQLGARTANRVEILKGVNAGDTVAIAGVPQLKDKAEVDIKKLEK